In Anabaena sphaerica FACHB-251, a genomic segment contains:
- a CDS encoding TetR/AcrR family transcriptional regulator, whose translation MARTPKITNQQILDAACEIFLQQGFGASTLEIAQKAGISEASIFKRFSTKEELFFASMGIPERPPWVQELDSLSGKGNLKQNLIHLCLQTLEFHRQVMPRLMMLKARGNLFPETASVIKSKPIREVKVFTNFLAQEIEQGRLRPCDPHTIAMILLGSLMNYVFLEQMHPAEVLKIEEAIFVENLVDIVWQGIAPIQD comes from the coding sequence ATGGCACGCACACCCAAAATCACCAATCAGCAAATTTTAGATGCAGCCTGTGAAATCTTTCTCCAACAAGGATTTGGTGCTTCAACCTTAGAAATTGCTCAAAAAGCAGGAATTTCTGAAGCGTCGATTTTCAAGCGATTCTCAACCAAAGAAGAACTTTTCTTTGCGTCAATGGGAATTCCTGAAAGACCCCCTTGGGTGCAAGAACTTGATTCTTTATCTGGAAAAGGAAATCTCAAACAAAACCTAATTCATCTGTGTCTGCAAACTTTAGAATTTCATCGTCAGGTGATGCCACGACTGATGATGTTGAAAGCACGTGGTAATCTGTTTCCAGAAACAGCAAGTGTAATTAAGTCAAAACCTATCCGCGAGGTTAAAGTATTCACCAACTTCCTAGCGCAAGAAATAGAACAAGGACGATTGCGCCCCTGCGATCCTCATACTATTGCTATGATATTGCTAGGATCGCTCATGAACTATGTTTTCTTGGAACAAATGCACCCCGCAGAAGTTCTAAAAATAGAGGAAGCAATATTTGTCGAGAACCTTGTAGATATTGTTTGGCAAGGAATTGCACCCATTCAAGATTAA